A single Ignavibacteriales bacterium DNA region contains:
- the cydB gene encoding cytochrome d ubiquinol oxidase subunit II, with translation MEFGIDLNLTWFLLLGAVLTGYAILDGFDLGVGSLHLLTKGDMERRIVLNSIGPVWDGNEVWLVVGGGALFAAFPDVYATVFSGFYSAFMLLLFMLIFRAVAIEFRSKQESPVWRRSWDRAFSIASILIALIMGIAIGNIIQGIPVGADKEYSGTDLDLFTPYTLLVGITTVALFMMHGAIYLSMKTDGFLQKQVKGWINNTIIFFVICYTATTMATLIYFPHMAQPFKDYPVLFLVALLNMLAIANIPREIHHGREFMAFLSSSVSIAMLLMLFAIGLFPNLVISSTNPAYNLTIYNAASSQKTLGIMLTVALIGLPFVAAYTISIYWVFRGKVKIDKMSY, from the coding sequence ATGGAATTCGGAATTGACCTTAATCTGACCTGGTTTCTTCTTCTCGGCGCTGTGCTTACCGGATATGCTATTCTTGACGGATTTGATCTTGGTGTCGGCTCTCTGCATCTTCTTACAAAGGGGGATATGGAACGCAGAATTGTTCTTAATTCCATCGGGCCGGTCTGGGATGGTAATGAAGTATGGCTTGTTGTTGGCGGCGGTGCATTGTTTGCGGCTTTTCCTGATGTCTATGCAACCGTATTCTCAGGTTTTTACTCAGCTTTTATGCTTTTGCTCTTCATGCTTATCTTCCGTGCGGTGGCTATTGAGTTTCGCAGCAAGCAGGAGTCTCCTGTCTGGCGAAGATCATGGGACAGAGCATTCAGCATTGCCAGTATTCTTATCGCGCTGATTATGGGAATTGCCATTGGAAATATTATTCAGGGAATTCCCGTCGGTGCTGATAAAGAGTATTCAGGAACTGATCTTGATCTGTTCACGCCTTATACACTACTTGTGGGAATAACCACCGTTGCACTTTTCATGATGCACGGGGCAATTTATCTTTCCATGAAAACCGACGGATTTCTGCAGAAACAGGTGAAGGGATGGATTAACAATACGATCATCTTCTTTGTAATCTGCTATACCGCTACTACCATGGCTACACTGATTTATTTCCCTCACATGGCCCAGCCATTTAAGGATTATCCTGTTCTTTTTCTTGTTGCACTTTTAAATATGCTCGCCATTGCCAATATTCCGAGGGAGATTCATCACGGAAGGGAGTTTATGGCATTTCTATCTTCATCAGTTTCTATAGCCATGCTGCTGATGTTATTTGCAATCGGACTCTTCCCGAATCTGGTGATTTCATCAACCAATCCGGCGTATAATCTTACCATATATAACGCTGCCTCTTCACAGAAAACTCTAGGTATTATGCTCACTGTTGCGTTGATCGGTCTGCCCTTTGTGGCTGCATATACGATCAGCATTTACTGGGTATTTCGCGGTAAAGTGAAAATTGATAAAATGAGTTATTAA
- a CDS encoding cytochrome ubiquinol oxidase subunit I, which produces MDTEILARLQFAFTIAFHYIYPPLSIGLGVILVIMEGMYLKTGNKLYENMTRFWVKVFALTFSLGVATGIVMEFEFGTNWATYSRYVGDVFGSALAAEGIFAFFLESGFLAILVFGWDKVSPRIHFLSTIMVSLGSMMSAVWIVVANSWMQTPAGFHIVGEGMNARAEITDFWAMVFNPSSVDRLSHTLSGCWLAGSFLVISVSAYYLIKKRHLEFARSSMKIALGVAMFASLFQLVTGHSSAVGVAKNQPAKLAAIEAHYEASAPGDLYLFGWVDEENEKVYGISLPGMLSFLIYNDINAPVKGLRAFDKNDLPPVQIVFQTYHLMVAIGFLLIGMSAFALFLLWRGRLFETNWFLKLLVPSVLLPQIANQVGWYTAEIGRQPWIVYGYLRTSEGLSKAVSAGQILFSLILFGLIYALLFFLFIYLLDQKIKHGPEDSAALPEMKG; this is translated from the coding sequence ATGGATACCGAAATATTAGCCCGGCTTCAGTTCGCTTTCACCATTGCGTTTCATTATATCTATCCCCCTTTAAGCATCGGTCTCGGTGTCATTCTTGTTATTATGGAAGGAATGTACCTTAAAACCGGCAATAAACTGTATGAAAACATGACCCGGTTCTGGGTCAAGGTCTTCGCGCTTACCTTTTCATTAGGTGTTGCAACAGGTATTGTTATGGAATTTGAATTCGGAACAAACTGGGCGACATATTCCAGATACGTCGGGGATGTGTTTGGCAGCGCGCTTGCTGCTGAGGGAATATTCGCTTTTTTCCTGGAATCCGGCTTTTTGGCCATTCTGGTGTTTGGATGGGATAAAGTTTCCCCCCGTATTCATTTCCTTTCGACAATTATGGTGTCACTCGGATCAATGATGAGTGCGGTTTGGATAGTGGTTGCTAACTCCTGGATGCAGACTCCCGCCGGATTTCATATCGTAGGAGAAGGTATGAATGCCCGTGCAGAGATAACTGATTTCTGGGCAATGGTTTTTAATCCGTCCTCAGTGGACCGCCTCTCTCATACACTGTCAGGCTGCTGGCTTGCAGGGTCGTTTTTGGTAATAAGTGTAAGTGCGTATTATCTGATTAAAAAGAGACATCTTGAATTTGCCCGTTCATCCATGAAAATTGCTTTGGGCGTTGCAATGTTTGCCTCACTTTTTCAGTTAGTCACCGGGCACAGCAGCGCCGTAGGTGTTGCAAAAAATCAACCGGCAAAACTGGCGGCAATTGAAGCACACTATGAAGCTTCAGCGCCGGGTGACCTCTATCTTTTCGGATGGGTTGATGAAGAAAATGAAAAAGTGTATGGTATCAGCCTGCCTGGCATGCTGAGCTTTCTGATATATAATGATATCAACGCGCCAGTTAAAGGACTTCGTGCTTTTGACAAAAACGATCTGCCCCCGGTGCAGATTGTTTTTCAGACCTATCATCTGATGGTGGCGATCGGATTTCTGCTTATTGGTATGAGTGCTTTTGCCCTTTTTTTACTGTGGCGCGGCAGATTATTCGAAACCAACTGGTTCCTCAAACTGCTTGTGCCGTCAGTACTTTTGCCGCAGATTGCCAATCAGGTAGGGTGGTACACCGCAGAAATCGGGAGGCAGCCCTGGATTGTATATGGTTATCTCAGGACATCAGAGGGACTGTCAAAGGCGGTTTCCGCGGGACAAATCCTTTTCTCCCTTATCCTGTTCGGGCTTATTTATGCACTTCTGTTTTTCCTTTTCATCTATCTGCTGGATCAGAAGATTAAACACGGGCCGGAAGATTCAGCAGCGCTTCCCGAGATGAAAGGATAA
- a CDS encoding CPXCG motif-containing cysteine-rich protein, producing the protein MKQKIKVRTDEEMIWQCQYCGEENGVWVDLTLPGKQDFVEECRVCCRPNHLIIQNHLEEGVYIEARPADE; encoded by the coding sequence ATGAAACAGAAAATAAAAGTCAGAACTGATGAAGAGATGATCTGGCAATGTCAATACTGCGGGGAAGAGAATGGTGTCTGGGTAGATCTGACACTCCCAGGCAAGCAGGATTTTGTTGAAGAATGCAGAGTATGCTGCCGCCCGAATCATCTGATAATCCAAAATCACCTCGAAGAAGGCGTATATATAGAAGCCCGGCCCGCTGACGAGTAG
- the ftsZ gene encoding cell division protein FtsZ — translation MLESVIHNIPQPAAPDYADRFAMVDPEMARGAVLKVVGIGGGGCNAVDWMIQKGLRGVDYVAVNTDTQSLTSRAADVKLTIGYRLTQGLGTGCDPELGKKCAEADRDKIEKIIEDANMVFITTGLGGGTGSGASPVVAEIAKKKDILVVGIVTMPFQYEGKDKKLAAEKAAQELRQYCDSLIIIPNDRVSNLLDGTKTFEEAFHMPNQVLYESVKGISDIITLTGEINVDFADVKKVMKNSGIALMGTGIATGEHKMMEAATKAISSPLLEGVSLKGAKSLLVHIIGSGNIPMKDIIEANQYIQKEAGEEASMIWGMVKDNNMHDYVSYTIIATGFSPQVKTAMKAPESVTQKPKAPVMPSGRQTGRGIIDHDVDMNNLETPTFIRVQNRQQKDAAREAIQPRLNFDMNEHANRVTKSYERDINPKHEDESDSSDFLRLMMD, via the coding sequence ATGCTCGAATCAGTAATCCACAATATTCCACAGCCGGCAGCACCTGATTATGCTGACCGCTTCGCGATGGTTGACCCGGAGATGGCCAGAGGTGCCGTACTCAAAGTAGTTGGTATAGGAGGCGGGGGTTGCAATGCGGTGGACTGGATGATTCAAAAAGGCCTTCGTGGTGTGGATTATGTTGCCGTAAATACTGACACACAGTCACTCACCTCCAGAGCTGCTGATGTTAAGTTAACCATTGGTTACCGTCTGACTCAGGGTCTTGGCACCGGATGCGATCCTGAACTTGGAAAAAAATGTGCGGAAGCAGACCGTGACAAAATTGAAAAAATTATTGAAGACGCAAACATGGTCTTCATTACAACGGGCCTTGGCGGAGGAACCGGCAGCGGCGCTTCTCCGGTTGTTGCTGAAATTGCAAAGAAAAAAGATATTCTGGTTGTAGGTATTGTTACCATGCCGTTCCAGTATGAAGGAAAAGATAAAAAGCTTGCCGCGGAAAAAGCCGCACAGGAGCTGCGCCAGTATTGCGACAGTCTTATCATCATTCCGAATGACAGAGTATCTAATCTGCTTGATGGTACCAAAACATTTGAAGAAGCATTCCATATGCCGAATCAGGTTCTTTATGAATCGGTAAAAGGTATCTCAGATATCATCACCCTTACCGGCGAGATTAATGTTGATTTTGCGGATGTCAAAAAAGTAATGAAAAACAGCGGTATTGCATTGATGGGTACCGGAATAGCCACCGGTGAACATAAAATGATGGAAGCTGCAACTAAGGCAATCTCCTCTCCGTTGCTTGAAGGTGTATCACTCAAAGGCGCTAAAAGCCTTCTGGTTCATATCATCGGTTCGGGCAATATTCCGATGAAGGATATCATTGAAGCTAATCAGTATATACAAAAGGAAGCCGGTGAAGAGGCGAGCATGATCTGGGGTATGGTTAAAGATAACAATATGCATGATTACGTTTCATATACTATTATTGCAACAGGATTTTCACCGCAGGTAAAAACTGCAATGAAAGCTCCCGAAAGCGTGACGCAAAAACCAAAAGCTCCTGTTATGCCCTCAGGCCGGCAGACAGGGCGCGGAATTATTGACCATGATGTTGATATGAACAATCTGGAAACGCCGACCTTTATACGCGTGCAGAACAGACAGCAGAAAGATGCAGCCAGGGAAGCAATTCAGCCGCGTCTGAATTTTGACATGAATGAACACGCAAACAGGGTAACAAAATCCTACGAGCGTGATATCAATCCGAAGCATGAAGACGAAAGCGACAGTTCAGACTTCCTGCGGCTGATGATGGACTAA